Proteins encoded by one window of Micromonospora coxensis:
- a CDS encoding AfsR/SARP family transcriptional regulator produces MEATGQFIDMAVLGPLSVRVRGVAWTPTAPKVRNVLAVLIAHADQVVPASSLSTELWGDEPPASASTTVQTYILNLRKHFAAATGRSVAEVSTDLLVTRAGGYLLRSRLTGLDLRRYELLALRGRQALADGDDAGAVRHLSEAMRVWRGRALVDVPVGRLLEARRRQLEESRLVTLEYLVDAELRLGMHREVLTELAALTVENPLHEGLHAQYMRALHLSGRRAQALEVFHRVRGNLVTELGLEPGPPVQRLHQAILNADSDVDGWSAERRPLVGPRPSPAGRP; encoded by the coding sequence GTGGAAGCTACGGGTCAATTCATCGACATGGCCGTGCTCGGGCCGCTGTCCGTACGGGTGCGGGGCGTCGCCTGGACGCCGACGGCGCCGAAGGTGCGCAACGTCCTCGCCGTGCTGATCGCGCACGCCGACCAGGTGGTGCCCGCGTCCTCGCTGAGCACCGAGCTGTGGGGGGACGAGCCTCCGGCCAGCGCGTCGACCACCGTGCAGACGTACATCCTCAACCTGCGCAAGCACTTCGCGGCCGCGACCGGCCGGTCGGTGGCGGAGGTCAGCACCGACCTGCTCGTCACCCGGGCCGGCGGGTACCTGCTGCGCAGCCGCCTGACCGGCCTGGACCTGCGTCGCTACGAGCTGCTGGCGCTGCGGGGGCGGCAGGCGCTGGCCGACGGGGACGACGCCGGGGCCGTCCGGCACCTGTCCGAGGCGATGCGGGTGTGGCGGGGCCGGGCGCTGGTGGACGTGCCGGTGGGCCGGCTGCTGGAGGCGCGCCGCCGGCAGCTGGAGGAGTCCCGGCTGGTCACCCTGGAGTACCTGGTCGACGCCGAGCTGCGGCTGGGCATGCACCGCGAGGTGCTGACCGAACTGGCCGCCCTGACCGTGGAGAACCCGCTGCACGAGGGGCTGCACGCGCAGTACATGCGGGCGCTGCACCTCAGCGGCCGGCGGGCCCAGGCCCTGGAGGTCTTCCACCGGGTGCGGGGCAACCTCGTCACCGAACTGGGCCTGGAACCCGGCCCGCCGGTGCAGCGCCTGCACCAGGCGATCCTCAACGCCGACAGCGACGTCGACGGCTGGTCGGCGGAGCGCCGCCCCCTCGTGGGGCCGCGTCCGTCCCCCGCAGGGCGGCCGTGA
- a CDS encoding NAD-dependent epimerase/dehydratase family protein, giving the protein MTEQTSTGGPARRARSGHRPGRAAGDRAGTTVAVLGATGCVGRAVCAAYARRGDRVLAIARTAPPDPDHPFLALDVADTAPAELARILGDAGVDTVVNAAGGWARTEELHRGHVQLVRRLVAAVGATRTRPRLVHVGSVHEYGPIAEGTSVRETAEVRPDTAYGRMKLAGSRIVLRAAQAGSVDAVVLRAVNVYGPYTTPASFLGTLRDRLRRAGPEGLTVTVAAARRDFVDARDLAEAVVLAGRAPVTGEVINIGRGVAEDVRELVRVLLETAGLRPDAVPLVDAPVSSNGGAWTRADIGRARRLLGWRPRAGVRESIEALWEQG; this is encoded by the coding sequence ATGACCGAGCAGACGAGCACCGGCGGCCCGGCCCGCCGGGCACGCTCGGGCCACCGGCCCGGCCGGGCCGCCGGCGACCGGGCGGGCACGACGGTCGCGGTGCTGGGCGCGACCGGCTGTGTCGGGCGGGCCGTCTGCGCCGCGTACGCCCGGCGGGGCGACCGGGTCCTCGCCATCGCCAGGACGGCGCCGCCCGACCCCGACCACCCGTTCCTCGCCCTAGACGTCGCCGACACCGCCCCGGCCGAGCTGGCCCGGATCCTCGGCGACGCCGGGGTGGACACGGTGGTCAACGCCGCCGGCGGTTGGGCGCGCACCGAGGAGCTGCACCGGGGACACGTCCAGCTCGTGCGCCGGCTCGTCGCCGCCGTCGGCGCGACGCGGACCCGGCCCCGGCTGGTGCACGTCGGCTCGGTGCACGAGTACGGCCCGATCGCCGAGGGCACCAGCGTCCGCGAGACCGCCGAGGTCCGTCCGGACACCGCGTACGGCCGGATGAAGCTGGCCGGGAGCCGGATCGTGCTGCGGGCCGCGCAGGCCGGTTCGGTGGACGCCGTGGTGCTGCGGGCGGTGAACGTCTACGGCCCGTACACCACACCGGCGAGCTTTCTGGGGACGCTGCGCGACCGGCTGCGGCGGGCCGGCCCGGAGGGGTTGACGGTGACCGTCGCCGCGGCCCGGCGCGACTTCGTCGACGCCCGGGACCTGGCCGAGGCGGTGGTGCTGGCCGGCCGCGCGCCGGTCACCGGAGAGGTGATCAACATCGGGCGGGGCGTCGCCGAGGACGTGCGGGAGCTGGTCCGGGTGCTGCTGGAGACGGCGGGGCTGCGGCCGGACGCGGTGCCGCTGGTCGACGCCCCGGTGTCCAGCAACGGGGGCGCCTGGACCCGCGCCGACATCGGCCGGGCCCGGCGCCTGCTGGGGTGGCGCCCCCGGGCCGGGGTGCGGGAGTCGATCGAGGCCCTCTGGGAGCAGGGCTGA
- the rfbH gene encoding lipopolysaccharide biosynthesis protein RfbH, protein MTSLKALVLEQTRKYHREQEPGDFVPGVTPILSSGAVLDEDDRAAFVEAALDMRIAAGISARRFESAFAAYYKLRKAHLVNSGSSANLLALTALTSPKLGEARLRPGDEVITVAAGFPTTVNPILQNGLVPVFVDVELGTYNTTAERVAEAISPRTRAIMIAHTLGNPFPVAEIADLATEHDLFLVEDNCDAVGSTYRGQLTGTFGDLTTVSFYPAHHITAGEGGCVLTGSLELARIVESLRDWGRDCWCEPGTDNTCLKRFDYQMGTLPAGYDHKYVYSHVGYNLKATDPQAALVLSQLRRLPEFIEARRRNFRRLSEGLADLPGLLLPQATPDSDPSWFGFPISVRPEAPFTRQQLVARLEERRIGTRRLFAGNLTRHPAYQDVPCRIVGDLANSDFVTEHTFWIGVYPGITLEMADFVIDTIRTFVTGRH, encoded by the coding sequence ATGACGTCGCTGAAGGCGCTGGTGCTCGAACAGACCCGCAAGTACCACCGGGAGCAGGAGCCGGGAGACTTCGTCCCCGGGGTGACCCCGATCCTGTCCTCCGGTGCGGTGCTCGACGAGGACGACCGCGCGGCCTTCGTGGAGGCGGCGCTGGACATGCGGATCGCCGCCGGGATCAGCGCCCGGCGCTTCGAGAGCGCGTTCGCCGCCTACTACAAGCTGCGCAAGGCGCACCTGGTCAACTCGGGCTCGTCGGCCAACCTGCTGGCGTTGACCGCGCTGACCTCGCCGAAGCTGGGTGAGGCGCGGCTACGCCCCGGCGACGAGGTGATCACGGTGGCCGCCGGCTTCCCGACCACGGTCAACCCGATCCTGCAGAACGGGCTGGTGCCGGTCTTCGTCGACGTGGAGCTGGGCACCTACAACACCACCGCCGAGCGGGTCGCCGAGGCGATCTCGCCGCGTACCCGGGCCATCATGATCGCGCACACCCTGGGCAACCCGTTCCCGGTGGCGGAGATCGCCGACCTGGCCACCGAGCACGACCTGTTCCTCGTGGAGGACAACTGCGACGCGGTCGGCTCGACGTACCGCGGCCAGCTCACCGGCACCTTCGGCGACCTGACCACGGTGAGCTTCTACCCGGCGCACCACATCACCGCCGGTGAGGGCGGCTGCGTGCTGACCGGCAGCCTGGAGCTGGCGCGCATCGTCGAGTCGCTGCGCGACTGGGGGCGGGACTGCTGGTGCGAGCCCGGCACCGACAACACCTGCCTCAAGCGGTTCGACTACCAGATGGGCACCCTGCCCGCCGGCTACGACCACAAGTACGTCTACTCGCACGTCGGCTACAACCTCAAGGCCACCGACCCGCAGGCCGCGCTGGTGCTCAGCCAGCTGCGCCGGCTGCCGGAGTTCATCGAGGCCCGGCGGCGCAACTTCCGCCGCCTGTCCGAGGGACTGGCCGACCTGCCCGGCCTGCTGCTGCCGCAGGCCACCCCGGACAGCGACCCGAGCTGGTTCGGGTTCCCGATCAGCGTCCGGCCGGAGGCGCCGTTCACCCGGCAGCAACTGGTGGCGCGGCTGGAGGAGCGCAGGATCGGCACCCGCCGGCTCTTCGCCGGCAACCTCACCCGGCACCCGGCCTACCAGGACGTGCCGTGCCGGATCGTGGGGGACCTGGCCAACTCGGACTTCGTCACCGAGCACACCTTCTGGATCGGCGTCTACCCCGGCATCACGCTGGAGATGGCCGACTTCGTGATCGACACCATCCGCACCTTCGTGACCGGGCGGCACTGA
- a CDS encoding TIGR03086 family metal-binding protein: protein MSTVKPGRTAGPSVSGAGLTAEERAVADRFARLGAQFADRIAAVPADAWSGPTPCTEWSVRDLVAHVVEMSEIHLNMVGLPVPQGPGVDVDPYKAFVRVRDQIETSLNDPEQARAEFDGRFGLRSFSQAIDSAVCTELVVHGWDLARATGQDERIDQVDIDKAWEALRMVGEEVVRSRMVSGPALEPPPGADEQTKLLAYLGRRA, encoded by the coding sequence ATGTCAACGGTGAAGCCCGGACGGACGGCCGGTCCGTCGGTGAGCGGTGCGGGGCTCACGGCGGAGGAACGCGCCGTCGCCGACCGGTTCGCGCGGCTCGGGGCCCAGTTCGCCGACCGGATCGCCGCGGTGCCGGCGGACGCCTGGTCGGGGCCGACGCCCTGCACCGAGTGGAGCGTGCGCGACCTCGTCGCGCACGTCGTCGAGATGAGCGAGATCCACCTCAACATGGTCGGCCTGCCGGTGCCGCAGGGCCCCGGCGTGGACGTCGACCCGTACAAGGCGTTCGTGCGCGTGCGCGACCAGATCGAGACCAGCCTGAACGACCCCGAGCAGGCCCGCGCGGAGTTCGACGGGCGTTTCGGGCTGCGCAGCTTCTCCCAGGCGATCGACAGCGCGGTCTGCACCGAGCTGGTCGTGCACGGCTGGGACCTGGCCCGCGCCACCGGGCAGGACGAGCGGATCGACCAGGTCGACATCGACAAGGCGTGGGAGGCGCTGCGGATGGTCGGCGAGGAGGTGGTGCGCAGCCGCATGGTCAGCGGGCCGGCCCTCGAGCCGCCGCCCGGCGCGGACGAGCAGACCAAGCTGCTGGCGTACCTGGGGCGCCGGGCCTGA
- a CDS encoding alcohol dehydrogenase catalytic domain-containing protein → MRAAVVPGVDVAWELREVATPSPGPGEVLVRVRACGVCVNDVLATRGMLPFPAVDPAVTGHEPVGEVVEVGAGVTSRRPGDRVGVTWVRAGCGRCDYCLRGLPVTGQTALNCPAPTTTGFTAPGGHAEYLVAAAESTVLLPDGLAWELAAPVMCAGYTAWSALRAAEPRPHDRVAVIGIGGLGHLAVQYAKACGHETVAITGSADKHEAARRLGADLVVADGEQLRAAGGADVVILTAPSHRAAAACLAGLRVQGRMVLAGIDGVEPFTIPPAMTYPFFSQGQRITGATHGGPHLLREALELVAAGRVTPWVETFPATRVAEAVDRVAKGEVRFRAVVEY, encoded by the coding sequence ATGAGAGCGGCGGTCGTGCCGGGAGTCGACGTGGCGTGGGAGCTGCGCGAGGTGGCGACGCCCTCGCCGGGTCCCGGTGAGGTGCTCGTACGGGTGCGGGCCTGCGGGGTCTGCGTCAACGACGTGCTGGCCACCCGGGGGATGCTGCCCTTCCCGGCGGTCGATCCGGCCGTCACCGGGCACGAGCCGGTCGGCGAGGTGGTCGAGGTGGGCGCCGGGGTGACCAGCCGGCGGCCCGGTGACCGGGTCGGGGTGACCTGGGTGCGCGCCGGCTGCGGCCGGTGCGACTACTGCCTGCGCGGCCTGCCGGTGACCGGCCAGACGGCGCTGAACTGCCCCGCGCCGACGACCACCGGGTTCACCGCGCCGGGCGGGCACGCCGAGTACCTGGTGGCCGCCGCCGAGTCGACCGTGCTGCTGCCCGACGGGCTCGCCTGGGAGCTGGCCGCCCCGGTGATGTGCGCCGGCTACACCGCCTGGTCGGCGCTGCGCGCGGCGGAGCCCCGTCCGCACGACCGGGTGGCCGTGATCGGCATCGGCGGCCTCGGCCACCTGGCCGTGCAGTACGCCAAGGCGTGCGGGCACGAGACCGTCGCCATCACCGGCTCGGCGGACAAGCACGAGGCGGCCCGCCGGCTCGGCGCCGACCTGGTGGTCGCCGACGGGGAGCAGCTGCGCGCCGCCGGCGGCGCCGACGTGGTCATCCTCACCGCGCCGTCGCACCGGGCGGCCGCGGCCTGCCTGGCCGGCCTGCGCGTGCAGGGCCGGATGGTGCTCGCCGGCATCGACGGCGTCGAGCCGTTCACCATCCCGCCGGCCATGACCTACCCGTTCTTCTCCCAGGGCCAGCGGATCACCGGCGCCACCCACGGCGGCCCCCACCTGTTGCGCGAGGCGCTGGAGCTGGTCGCCGCGGGCCGGGTCACCCCGTGGGTGGAGACCTTCCCGGCGACCCGGGTCGCCGAGGCCGTCGACCGCGTCGCCAAGGGCGAGGTGCGGTTCCGGGCCGTCGTCGAGTACTGA